The region AGGTGAAAGGACCGGGACTGATCGTCCTCATCCCCGGCATCCAGCAGGTGGTCAGGGTCGACCTTCGGACCATCGTGCTTGAGGTGCCGACCCAGGATGTGATCTCGCGCGATAACGTTTCGGTGAAGGTCAGCGCGGTGGTGTATCTGCGCGTCATCGATCCGCAAAAAGCGATCATCCAGGTCGAGAACTATCTCAACGCCACCAGCCAACTGGCACAGACCATGTTGCGCTCGGTACTGGGCAAGCATCAGCTGGACGACATGCTGGCAGAGCGGGAGAAACTGAACAAGGACATACAGGAAGCGCTGGATGCGCAGACCGATTCATGGGGAATCAAGGTCGCCAACGTCGAGATCAAGCAAGTCGACCTGACCGAATCCATGATACGGGCCATCGCAAGACAGGCCGAAGCGGAACGCGAGCGGCGTGCGAAGGTCATTCATGCCGAGGGTGAGTTGCAGGCTTCGGAAAAATTGTTCCAGGCTGCGAAGATCCTTGCGCAGGAACCGCAGGCAATCCAGTTGCGCTATCTGGAAACGCTGACGGTCATCGGCGCGGACAAGAACACGACCATCATATTTCCGTTGCCCATGGATCTCATCACCCCGTTCCTGGAAAAGGCCAAATCAAACCGGAGCCAAGCGTAAGGACGGCATTTTTTGTGGGGAAGATGGCGGGCAGGCATGATGCTTGTCTTGCATC is a window of Sideroxydans sp. CL21 DNA encoding:
- a CDS encoding slipin family protein; amino-acid sequence: MDLNLSFGVVVLLIALLAFSSLKIFREYERGVVFMLGRFWKVKGPGLIVLIPGIQQVVRVDLRTIVLEVPTQDVISRDNVSVKVSAVVYLRVIDPQKAIIQVENYLNATSQLAQTMLRSVLGKHQLDDMLAEREKLNKDIQEALDAQTDSWGIKVANVEIKQVDLTESMIRAIARQAEAERERRAKVIHAEGELQASEKLFQAAKILAQEPQAIQLRYLETLTVIGADKNTTIIFPLPMDLITPFLEKAKSNRSQA